Genomic segment of Candidatus Methylomirabilis limnetica:
GCTCCATGCTGGATCGCGCGAGTGTACGCTGTTCTTCTCGCAGCTCAGGTCCCGACAGGGCACCATGCCCGTCGAGGTCGAGCAGGCCGTTCGCGACATCCTGGAAGAGATACGGACAGGCGGCGATGCCGCCCTGTTCGATCTGACGCAGCGGTTCGATGGGGTCCGCCTCGATGCTACCTCAGTACAGGTAGGGCCAGGGGAGATCGATGAGGCATACGCGGCCCTGGCACCCGCCTCTCTTGAAGCCCTCAAGACGGCGGCGTCGCGGATCAGGGCCTTCCATCTGCGACAACTCCGCTCCTCCTGGTTCTCGGAGGAAGACGGGGCGATCGTCGGGATGCTCGCTCGTCCGCTTGAGCGGGTAGGGATCTATGCCCCTGGGGGCACGGCGGCCTACCCGTCCACGGTACTCATGAATGCGATCCCGGCTGCGATTGCCGGCGTGGCGGAGGTCGTGATGTGCACGCCGCCGAGTCGGGACGGCAAAGTGGCTGGAGCGGTGTTGGTCGCCGCTGATCTCTGCGGGGTTCATGCGATCTATAAGGTAGGTGGTGCCCAGGCGATAGCGGCCATGGCTTACGGGACCGCGTCGATCCCGAAGGTCGATAAGATCGTCGGCCCAGGCAATGTCTATGTTGCGACCGCCAAGCGTCTCGTCTTCGGGCAGGTAGGGATCGATATGATCGCTGGCCCGACGGAGTTGTTGATCATTGCCGACGAGGAGGCCAGGGCCGCGTGGGTTGCCGCCGACATCCTCTCCCAGGCTGAGCACGATCCACTCTCCAGCGCCATGCTGCTCACACCTTCCCAGCGGCTTGCCGAAGAGGTGGTGGACGAGGTGAAACGGCAGGTCGCACTGCTGCCAAGGCGGCAGATTGCTGAGACCTCCCTAGAACAGTTCGGTGCAGTAGTCGTAGTGAAGGGGCTTCACGAGGCCGCCACCCTCTCCAACGAGGTCTCGCCGGAACACCTGGAGCTGCAGGTGAAGGATCCCTGGGGACTATTGCCACAGATCAGGCACGCTGGCGCCATCTTCATGGGGGGCGCAAGTCCGGAGGTGGTGGGCGATTACTTGGCCGGGCCGAATCATGTTCTGCCGACCGGAGGGACGGCACGCTTCGCCTCCCCCCTTTCCGTAGACGATTTTCAGCACAGAACATCACTGATCGCCTTTAGCCAGCAGAAACTGGAGGCGCTGGAGCCAACATTGGTCGAGCTAGCCCGCTTAGAGGGGCTTGAGGCCCATGCCAGGGCAGCCTCTATCAGGAGGCTCGCATGAAGACGCTACGTCTTCTCGATCTGGTCAAACCCGAGGTCTTGAGCCTCACGGCGTATCGAGCTGAGGAACGACGACCCGATCTTGTCAAGCTCGATGCCAACGAAAGCCCGTTCCCGCTTCCGGAGGAGCTTCGCCAGGAGCTCCGGTACGCCTTGGATCAGGTGGCAGTACACCGCTACCCCGATCCGAAGGAGGATCGGCTCCGATCAGTTCTGGCTGTACAGCTCCAGGTGGCGCCGGGGGCACTTGTCCTGGGCAATGGGTCTGATGAGCTGATTCAACTGTTATTACTGGCGACGTCAGGACCTGGGACCACGATTCTCGCTCCAGTTCCAACCTTTTCGATGTATGAGCTGATCGCGAGGGCTCAGGGACTGCGCTTTGAAGGAGTACCCCTCGGATCTCGCTTTGAGCTTGACATGCCAAGACTGATCGAGACTATCGAGCGACGTAACCCCAAGGTCATCTTTCTGGCTACGCCAAACAATCCAACCGGCGGCGTCCTCTCTGAGGCGGAGATGTGCAAGATTTTGGCCGTTGCTCCCGGATTGGTAGTTGTGGACGAAGCTTATGGACCGTACGCTGGGCGGACTATGTTGCCGCATTTGGTCGATCAGGAACGGCTGGTGATCCTCAGCTCCCTTTCCAAAATCGGGCTGGCCGGTCTGCGCATTGGCTACCTCGTTGCCCATCCTGCACTCACAGCCGAGCTGGAGAAGGTCCGCCTTCCGTTTAACCTCAACGCCTTCTCTCAGGTGGCCGCCGCCGTGTTGCTCAACCACCAAGAGTGGATCGATGCGAGTGTTCGTGAGGTGGTCCGGGAGCGGACGAGGGTGATGGATCGCTTGGTCGCGCTCCCCGGCGTTGAGCCCTTCCCGTCAGCGGCAAACTTCATTCTCTTCCGGACGACACTTCCTGGGAACGATGTATTCGAAGCGGTGTTGGGGCAGGGCGTCCTGGTGCGAAACTTAGGGTCAGTGCCAGGTCTGCAAAATTGTCTGCGCGTTACTGTGGGCACGGACGCGGAGAACGATCGGTTTTTGGATGCATTGACGAAGGCGCTGAGATAATGTGCGTGGTGTAAAAATTCCTTCACCCCCCCCTTTACGAAAGGGGGGCACGGGGGGATTTGAGGTGCGGGGTGCGAAGGGCGAAGGACACAGTGCAATGGAGCAGATGGAGGTCGGGTGATGGGCAGGACAGCTAAGGTGTGCAGGAAGACCGCGGAGACCGATGTAGCGGTGGAGCTCAACCTGGATGGGGTGGGCCGACACACGATTCAGACCCAGATCCCCTTCCTCGATCACATGCTGGCCCAACTGGCGACGCACGGCCTCTTCGACCTCAGCATTGAAGCGCGGGGCGATCTTCAGGTCGACCTGCATCATACTGTGGAGGATGTCGGGATCGCGCTCGGCGAAGCGTTTGCCCAGGCCGTGGGGGACAAGCGGGGCATCCGGCGGTTTGCCTCAGCGCTTGTCCCGCTGGACGAGGCGCTGGCCCGCGTGGTAGTTGA
This window contains:
- the hisB gene encoding imidazoleglycerol-phosphate dehydratase HisB, which translates into the protein MGRTAKVCRKTAETDVAVELNLDGVGRHTIQTQIPFLDHMLAQLATHGLFDLSIEARGDLQVDLHHTVEDVGIALGEAFAQAVGDKRGIRRFASALVPLDEALARVVVDISGRPYLVYQAPQLHGEIGSFDVSLVKEFMRALAMNMKVNLHVEVLHGENLHHCVEAIFKALAKSLDQATALDARSADVPSTKGSL
- the hisD gene encoding histidinol dehydrogenase translates to MRLLHAGSRECTLFFSQLRSRQGTMPVEVEQAVRDILEEIRTGGDAALFDLTQRFDGVRLDATSVQVGPGEIDEAYAALAPASLEALKTAASRIRAFHLRQLRSSWFSEEDGAIVGMLARPLERVGIYAPGGTAAYPSTVLMNAIPAAIAGVAEVVMCTPPSRDGKVAGAVLVAADLCGVHAIYKVGGAQAIAAMAYGTASIPKVDKIVGPGNVYVATAKRLVFGQVGIDMIAGPTELLIIADEEARAAWVAADILSQAEHDPLSSAMLLTPSQRLAEEVVDEVKRQVALLPRRQIAETSLEQFGAVVVVKGLHEAATLSNEVSPEHLELQVKDPWGLLPQIRHAGAIFMGGASPEVVGDYLAGPNHVLPTGGTARFASPLSVDDFQHRTSLIAFSQQKLEALEPTLVELARLEGLEAHARAASIRRLA
- the hisC gene encoding histidinol-phosphate transaminase encodes the protein MKTLRLLDLVKPEVLSLTAYRAEERRPDLVKLDANESPFPLPEELRQELRYALDQVAVHRYPDPKEDRLRSVLAVQLQVAPGALVLGNGSDELIQLLLLATSGPGTTILAPVPTFSMYELIARAQGLRFEGVPLGSRFELDMPRLIETIERRNPKVIFLATPNNPTGGVLSEAEMCKILAVAPGLVVVDEAYGPYAGRTMLPHLVDQERLVILSSLSKIGLAGLRIGYLVAHPALTAELEKVRLPFNLNAFSQVAAAVLLNHQEWIDASVREVVRERTRVMDRLVALPGVEPFPSAANFILFRTTLPGNDVFEAVLGQGVLVRNLGSVPGLQNCLRVTVGTDAENDRFLDALTKALR